Proteins co-encoded in one Methanosarcinales archaeon Met12 genomic window:
- a CDS encoding ATP-binding protein has translation MKIGEVVSASVSGGIEAKLELNNPEELKIGYPIIVEGQKYDFYCVVQDIRNPATGIIEQIAGSDMGKSVVPMISPGIHEGYAGQIFFSKALLKPIQLVDERGKLYGPETIPPYFSLVRTATHEDVQKIYQPTETSMPIGSLRGISDFEIQLDFARLTEKPFALFGRTGMGKSILCKIVCNSILTKDIASILLFDMHQEYGMYSKGDNSPGLKFSFPQKVETFSLDPANNEARPFVISSREITPSDIIIAFQDLSPPMIDTMYAIEKGDRKDLVTAIREATPDADGRIHAGSLQALQRKIARMDRFDFVRDTSSDIFGQLISLIKARKSIVLDFGKYGQDTTAYLFVANIVARRLYDLYTGKTEGLPRLVVFLEEAHKFLDPQIASHTTFDKLARETRKFNLILALIDQRPSRIDDEVRSQLANRLILSLKEPNDIASALAGIPDRSVWEGIVGAMPPKTVLAVGDAIRVPTVIDVMEYNVDTVKRLFGEGTLNSEEISEIADRADEIFK, from the coding sequence ATGAAGATTGGCGAAGTCGTATCGGCATCTGTGTCAGGAGGCATCGAGGCAAAACTGGAACTCAATAATCCAGAGGAATTGAAGATCGGATATCCCATCATCGTCGAAGGTCAAAAATATGATTTTTACTGCGTAGTACAGGACATTCGCAACCCTGCGACCGGGATTATCGAACAAATTGCAGGGTCTGACATGGGAAAATCGGTCGTGCCGATGATTTCACCTGGCATTCATGAGGGTTATGCCGGCCAGATATTCTTCTCAAAGGCGCTGTTAAAGCCAATTCAGTTGGTCGACGAACGCGGCAAATTGTACGGGCCGGAGACCATACCGCCATATTTCTCGTTGGTTCGAACGGCTACCCATGAGGATGTCCAGAAGATTTACCAGCCCACGGAGACTTCCATGCCGATTGGCTCTTTGCGTGGCATATCGGATTTTGAGATTCAACTGGACTTCGCCAGATTGACTGAAAAGCCATTTGCACTTTTTGGACGCACAGGCATGGGAAAAAGCATTCTGTGCAAGATCGTGTGCAATTCTATTTTGACAAAGGACATCGCGAGCATACTCTTGTTTGACATGCACCAGGAATATGGCATGTACTCCAAAGGCGATAACTCTCCTGGTTTGAAGTTTTCATTTCCTCAAAAAGTGGAGACGTTCTCCCTGGACCCGGCGAACAACGAGGCCAGACCATTTGTAATCAGTTCGAGAGAGATAACGCCCTCTGACATCATCATCGCCTTTCAGGACCTGTCACCTCCCATGATCGATACCATGTATGCGATAGAAAAAGGTGACAGAAAAGATCTTGTGACTGCGATTCGAGAGGCAACACCAGACGCAGATGGAAGAATTCACGCAGGTTCACTCCAGGCCCTCCAGCGAAAGATCGCGCGCATGGACCGATTTGATTTTGTTCGGGATACATCTTCCGACATATTCGGTCAACTGATATCGCTGATCAAAGCCAGAAAATCCATCGTTCTTGACTTCGGAAAATACGGGCAGGATACGACTGCATATCTTTTCGTAGCGAACATAGTGGCGAGGCGCCTGTACGACCTTTATACTGGTAAGACGGAAGGGCTTCCACGCCTTGTGGTTTTCCTCGAAGAAGCACATAAATTCCTGGACCCGCAAATAGCATCGCACACGACATTTGACAAATTGGCTCGCGAGACCAGAAAGTTCAATTTGATACTAGCACTGATCGATCAGCGCCCCTCGCGCATCGATGATGAAGTTCGAAGTCAACTTGCAAATCGGTTGATATTGTCGCTCAAAGAGCCAAACGACATCGCCTCTGCGCTTGCGGGCATACCGGACCGCAGTGTATGGGAAGGCATAGTCGGCGCGATGCCTCCAAAAACGGTACTTGCGGTAGGCGATGCCATCAGGGTTCCGACCGTCATCGATGTCATGGAGTATAATGTAGATACAGTAAAACGTCTTTTTGGTGAAGGGACTCTAAACAGTGAGGAAATAAGCGAGATAGCAGACCGTGCGGATGAGATATTTAAGTAA
- a CDS encoding Holliday junction resolvase-like protein → MNYELLVLLLLILLTICFIFLVRSLMEVKGWEYKFEMRVKEWLEGEERSIREDAIQRSALTRSGKALEKLCPFLADFGYDPHDVRWLGDPVDLIVFDGYAEGHRTGDGLRQIVFVEIKSGKSKLTKAQRKIKALVTDGKVCWDEFKI, encoded by the coding sequence GTGAATTATGAATTGTTGGTGCTGCTGCTCCTTATCCTTCTCACAATCTGTTTTATATTCTTAGTGAGGTCACTGATGGAGGTCAAAGGGTGGGAATATAAATTTGAGATGCGCGTGAAGGAATGGCTTGAAGGGGAGGAGCGCAGCATCAGGGAGGACGCCATCCAGAGGAGCGCACTAACGCGTTCTGGAAAGGCGCTGGAAAAGTTATGTCCGTTTCTGGCGGATTTTGGGTATGACCCGCATGATGTCCGGTGGCTGGGAGACCCCGTGGACCTCATCGTATTCGATGGATATGCGGAAGGTCATCGAACTGGAGATGGCCTGCGACAAATCGTATTCGTCGAAATAAAGTCTGGCAAGAGCAAATTGACGAAAGCGCAGAGGAAAATCAAAGCATTGGTAACGGATGGAAAGGTTTGTTGGGACGAATTTAAGATTTGA
- a CDS encoding methyltransferase domain-containing protein gives MNEKTPKDKPPQSGRKGRHSRRVLGAVLSLEEHVRPEWWRSIFNAFYLKTDADVVDDKNITLREVDLFSEILKLSPNDKILDLCCGQGRHSLELARRGFLNSEGLDRSHYLIQKAKEQAKKEGLNVRFREGDARKLPYAPDTFDVVTILGNSFGYFETIQDDMRVLKEVFKVLKPWGRLLIDVADGEYLRERFQPRTWEWIDNKHFVCRERSLSLDKQRLISREVATHVEKGVIADQFYAERLYTREGMDELLKKAGFSNFTIHGEISQNSQRNQDLGMMERRIITTAICRKEWSPVKRKKEEVRNVVVILGDPAKADPLKPLCVFDDDDLYTIDQLKGSLRELRSYHFTYLVNHNTLLHDIMKLKNKVDLVFNLCDEGYNNNARNELHIPALLEMIEIPYTGSNPQCLAFCYDKSLVRGIAKEMWIPVPEAFLIKSKDATFELPFEFPVIVKPNFGDSSFGITQRSVANNIEELVNAISEIRERLGYDKTILVEEFLTGKDISVGIIGNPPESYIVLPIIEEDYSALPPELPKICGYEAKWLPESPYWNIKSVPAELPEETKKLVLECCSKLFERLEVRDYCRFDWRLDVENNPKLLDVNPNPGWCWDGHLAKMAKIAGMSYTEMLESILRVAEQRLGIQTDKSMEEHVAKTSPNSG, from the coding sequence ATGAATGAAAAAACACCTAAGGACAAACCCCCACAAAGTGGGAGAAAAGGAAGACACTCAAGAAGGGTATTAGGAGCTGTCCTAAGTCTTGAAGAGCACGTTCGTCCGGAATGGTGGCGAAGCATTTTCAACGCCTTTTACCTGAAAACAGATGCGGATGTGGTAGATGACAAGAATATCACTCTTCGAGAAGTGGACTTGTTCTCGGAGATCCTAAAGCTTTCGCCAAATGATAAGATCTTAGATTTATGTTGTGGACAGGGACGGCATTCCCTTGAACTGGCAAGGCGAGGGTTTCTCAACAGTGAGGGGTTAGATCGTTCGCATTACCTGATTCAAAAGGCTAAAGAACAAGCAAAAAAGGAAGGGTTGAACGTTAGATTTAGAGAAGGTGATGCCCGAAAACTCCCATACGCACCAGATACGTTTGATGTGGTTACAATCTTAGGAAACAGTTTTGGTTATTTTGAAACGATTCAGGATGACATGAGAGTTCTGAAAGAGGTTTTCAAGGTTCTGAAGCCTTGGGGACGACTTCTTATCGATGTTGCTGATGGGGAATACTTAAGAGAGCGTTTTCAGCCCAGAACCTGGGAATGGATAGACAATAAACATTTTGTATGCAGGGAGCGCTCCCTTTCATTGGATAAACAGCGTCTAATCTCACGAGAAGTGGCCACTCATGTGGAGAAAGGAGTTATTGCGGATCAATTTTATGCAGAGAGACTCTACACCCGTGAGGGCATGGATGAACTCCTGAAAAAAGCAGGATTCAGCAACTTTACTATTCATGGAGAAATATCTCAGAATTCACAGCGAAATCAGGATTTGGGGATGATGGAGAGGCGAATTATTACGACAGCTATATGCAGGAAGGAATGGTCGCCAGTCAAGAGGAAAAAAGAGGAAGTAAGGAATGTTGTCGTAATCTTAGGTGACCCCGCGAAAGCCGATCCCTTGAAGCCATTATGCGTCTTTGATGATGACGACCTTTATACAATCGACCAACTGAAAGGTTCATTAAGGGAACTGAGGAGCTACCACTTTACATATCTTGTCAATCACAACACTTTGCTTCATGATATTATGAAATTGAAGAATAAAGTAGATCTTGTTTTTAATCTATGCGATGAAGGTTATAACAACAATGCAAGAAATGAACTTCATATACCAGCCTTGCTCGAAATGATTGAGATTCCATATACGGGCTCTAACCCTCAGTGTCTTGCTTTTTGTTATGACAAATCACTTGTACGTGGAATTGCAAAGGAGATGTGGATCCCCGTCCCCGAAGCATTCTTAATCAAGTCCAAAGACGCTACTTTTGAACTTCCCTTTGAATTTCCTGTCATCGTAAAACCCAACTTTGGCGATTCCAGTTTTGGGATAACCCAGAGGAGTGTGGCAAACAATATTGAGGAGCTTGTTAATGCTATTTCAGAGATCCGGGAGAGACTTGGCTATGATAAAACCATTCTTGTTGAGGAATTTCTAACAGGAAAAGACATAAGCGTAGGAATAATAGGAAATCCTCCCGAATCTTACATAGTCTTACCCATCATAGAAGAAGATTACTCAGCACTTCCACCAGAACTTCCCAAAATATGTGGATATGAGGCTAAGTGGCTTCCAGAATCACCATACTGGAACATTAAATCAGTTCCTGCCGAATTACCAGAGGAGACAAAGAAACTCGTCTTGGAATGCTGTTCGAAGTTGTTTGAGAGGCTGGAGGTCAGAGATTACTGCCGATTTGACTGGAGGCTTGATGTGGAGAATAATCCCAAACTTCTTGATGTTAACCCGAATCCTGGCTGGTGCTGGGATGGTCATCTTGCAAAGATGGCAAAGATAGCAGGGATGTCTTATACTGAAATGTTAGAATCTATTTTACGCGTAGCCGAACAGCGATTGGGCATTCAGACGGATAAAAGCATGGAAGAACATGTTGCCAAGACTTCGCCTAACAGCGGATAA
- a CDS encoding SufD family Fe-S cluster assembly protein: MPEINNTRKRAHKARDKPAALGPDISLDKYSAQAEEHGRIKKLKELSVDVREKAIGAGVDANESYRSGSFFQIDHSVIQSSANQNGIEVMSVTEALKKYDWLKDYWWKNVAVDMDKYTAQAELKSNHGYFIRALPGVKVQFPVQACLFIDKDGLAQNVHNIIIAEEGSELHIITGCTTAHNVKNGLHIGISEFYVKKNAHISFTMIHNWAKDVVVRPRTGTIIEENGVFLSNYICMKPVRDLQMYPTAYCAGKNATVRYNTILYASEGSNMDVGSRVFLKAKGSKAELIARAISKGGNIMARGHLIGEVPEVKAHLECRGLILSEGGKIHAIPELEGLREGVDLSHEAAVGKIAEEEIHYLMARGLNEEESAAVIIRGFLDVDIKGLPQHLQDEMKRIMESSERQLL, encoded by the coding sequence ATGCCTGAGATAAACAATACTCGGAAAAGGGCGCATAAAGCGAGAGACAAGCCCGCTGCACTTGGTCCTGACATAAGCTTGGATAAATATTCTGCTCAGGCGGAGGAACACGGCAGAATTAAGAAATTGAAGGAATTGTCCGTTGACGTACGAGAGAAAGCTATCGGCGCCGGCGTCGATGCCAATGAGTCGTATAGGTCGGGCTCGTTTTTTCAAATCGACCATTCTGTGATACAGTCGTCTGCCAATCAAAATGGCATAGAAGTCATGAGCGTCACGGAGGCACTGAAAAAATATGACTGGCTGAAGGATTACTGGTGGAAAAATGTAGCAGTCGATATGGACAAATACACCGCGCAGGCAGAGCTAAAATCGAATCATGGATATTTTATCCGAGCGCTACCAGGCGTTAAGGTGCAATTTCCAGTGCAAGCCTGCCTGTTTATTGACAAAGATGGCCTGGCACAGAATGTGCACAATATCATAATCGCTGAGGAGGGCTCCGAACTTCACATAATTACCGGCTGCACGACCGCCCATAACGTGAAAAATGGATTGCATATCGGCATTTCTGAATTTTATGTGAAGAAAAACGCACATATATCGTTCACGATGATTCATAACTGGGCAAAGGATGTCGTAGTCAGACCAAGGACTGGGACGATTATAGAAGAGAACGGCGTGTTTTTGAGCAATTACATTTGCATGAAACCTGTGAGAGACCTGCAGATGTATCCAACCGCATACTGCGCTGGCAAGAACGCCACCGTAAGGTACAACACCATTTTGTATGCCTCTGAAGGTTCAAATATGGATGTTGGCTCCAGAGTTTTCTTAAAGGCAAAAGGCAGTAAGGCTGAACTTATCGCCAGGGCAATATCAAAGGGCGGCAATATAATGGCAAGGGGACATTTGATTGGAGAAGTTCCTGAAGTAAAAGCACATCTAGAATGCCGCGGACTTATTTTGTCAGAGGGGGGCAAGATTCATGCAATACCAGAACTGGAAGGACTAAGAGAAGGCGTCGATTTGTCACACGAGGCTGCGGTCGGAAAAATTGCAGAAGAAGAGATACACTATTTGATGGCAAGAGGATTAAACGAGGAGGAGTCTGCTGCTGTGATTATCAGGGGTTTTTTGGACGTGGATATCAAAGGGCTGCCGCAGCATTTGCAGGATGAAATGAAACGAATTATGGAATCCAGTGAGAGGCAATTGCTGTAA
- a CDS encoding ABC transporter ATP-binding protein — MLKIDNLTVAVDGKQILDNVNLNIGKGELHALFGPNGSGKTSLLLTIMGNPKYKVVSGKILFKGKDITSLPMDERAKLGIGIAFQNPPVIRGVKLRDMVNICAQSGNSNAEELAKRLNLSAFLDRDINLGFSGGETKRSELLQLAALQPDFIMLDEPDSGVDLVNIALVGEVINDVLERTKNCTIRDTSGLIITHTGHILDYVNADHGHVMIDGTIRCSGKPDGLLKMIKERGYEECARCLR, encoded by the coding sequence ATGCTTAAAATTGACAACTTGACGGTCGCAGTCGACGGCAAACAGATATTGGACAACGTGAATCTGAACATAGGCAAAGGAGAATTGCACGCTTTATTTGGACCAAATGGCTCGGGAAAGACGTCTTTATTGCTAACCATCATGGGCAATCCAAAATATAAGGTGGTATCTGGTAAAATACTTTTCAAGGGCAAGGACATTACAAGCCTGCCAATGGACGAGCGAGCTAAACTTGGCATCGGCATTGCCTTTCAGAACCCGCCTGTTATCAGGGGCGTCAAATTAAGGGATATGGTCAACATCTGTGCACAATCAGGCAATTCTAACGCAGAGGAACTGGCCAAGAGGCTTAATCTGTCTGCGTTCTTGGACAGAGATATCAATCTTGGTTTTTCTGGCGGAGAGACAAAACGGTCTGAACTGCTTCAATTAGCAGCGCTACAGCCTGATTTTATCATGCTCGACGAGCCGGATTCAGGAGTGGATTTGGTGAATATCGCCCTTGTAGGCGAGGTCATAAATGATGTGCTGGAGAGAACTAAAAATTGCACCATAAGAGATACATCAGGACTGATTATAACCCATACCGGCCATATATTGGATTACGTGAACGCCGACCATGGACACGTCATGATCGATGGCACGATACGCTGCTCTGGAAAGCCGGATGGACTTTTAAAAATGATTAAAGAAAGGGGTTATGAGGAGTGTGCAAGATGCCTGAGATAA
- a CDS encoding Nre family DNA repair protein, whose translation MNSSLCIVCKGKGACGRQKCPILSKFQAFEKLPPIGDIIFGASPPSVFVGRMGYPNIQAGPQVPPLISGSDAQIYDSPQEWLDRQVEDVIGLRSNLVRCNIKLNVKDASTLDNKFLVKTHELAMADMPVDTEVWFVKPPKKELRFDDVLAPMGPSGQIKSLDITENPSVPQSIDRLTSDTDVLAGDAVVELYGSGISVYHIYRLLSIGLLGKQNARRLVPTRWAITATDDVLGRELVAGLKDMPIFDSIKVFSSQKLGNRFEILLLPRIFSFELIEIWLPKSVWAGNSVWVGADREGYDGKTTYSNLGGGYYSARLGVLEYLEKTRKQASVFMVREILPDYWAPLGSWVIQETVKDAMARRPKEFETADEAIIDIATRIRTPLYRWKHEAKFLDDFKFQKRLMDYMSDTIQGH comes from the coding sequence ATGAATTCATCCCTGTGCATCGTGTGCAAAGGAAAGGGTGCGTGTGGACGGCAGAAATGTCCAATACTCTCAAAATTCCAGGCGTTCGAGAAACTTCCACCCATTGGTGATATCATCTTTGGTGCATCCCCGCCATCTGTTTTTGTCGGGCGGATGGGTTATCCAAATATCCAAGCAGGTCCGCAGGTCCCACCGCTAATAAGCGGCAGTGATGCGCAGATCTACGACAGTCCACAGGAGTGGCTCGACAGGCAGGTCGAGGACGTCATCGGATTGCGCTCGAATCTGGTCCGATGTAATATCAAGCTGAACGTCAAAGATGCCAGCACACTGGACAACAAATTTCTGGTCAAGACACATGAGCTCGCAATGGCAGATATGCCGGTAGATACTGAGGTGTGGTTCGTAAAGCCTCCTAAAAAGGAGTTGCGCTTTGATGACGTGCTCGCACCGATGGGCCCATCCGGTCAGATTAAATCACTGGACATAACCGAAAATCCATCGGTTCCGCAGAGTATTGACCGTCTGACGTCTGATACAGATGTTTTGGCCGGGGATGCGGTTGTGGAGTTGTATGGAAGCGGCATTTCGGTTTATCACATTTACAGGCTGCTCTCGATCGGATTGCTGGGGAAGCAGAATGCCCGACGACTCGTTCCGACAAGGTGGGCTATTACGGCAACGGACGACGTCCTTGGCAGGGAACTTGTTGCAGGACTAAAGGATATGCCGATATTTGACAGCATCAAGGTGTTCAGTTCTCAGAAATTGGGCAACCGTTTTGAGATACTCTTGCTCCCGCGCATATTCTCGTTTGAGTTGATAGAAATCTGGCTGCCGAAGTCGGTCTGGGCCGGGAATTCCGTATGGGTCGGCGCAGATCGGGAGGGATATGATGGCAAAACCACATATTCAAATCTTGGTGGAGGATATTATTCCGCTCGCCTTGGCGTACTTGAATATCTCGAGAAAACCAGGAAACAGGCATCGGTGTTCATGGTACGGGAAATCCTTCCAGACTATTGGGCGCCCCTGGGCAGTTGGGTGATTCAAGAGACCGTGAAGGATGCGATGGCGCGGCGGCCAAAAGAGTTTGAAACTGCAGACGAGGCGATAATTGATATAGCAACCCGAATAAGAACACCTCTGTACAGGTGGAAACACGAAGCGAAATTTCTGGATGACTTCAAATTCCAGAAAAGATTGATGGATTATATGTCCGATACGATACAGGGGCATTAA